In Halorubrum sp. PV6, a single window of DNA contains:
- the smc gene encoding chromosome segregation protein SMC has protein sequence MHITEVVLDGFKSFGRTTRIPFYDDFTVVTGPNGSGKSNIIDGVLFALGLARTRGIRAKKLTDLIYNPGHDGGEESDGPKEASVTVVLSNADGTLDRSQVVSAAGTDNVGDVSEITIKRRVKETEDNYYSYYYLNGRSVNLSDVRDLLAAAGVTPEGYNVVMQGDVTEIINMTPYQRRGIIDEIAGVAEFDEKKEAAYEELETVEDRIEEADLRIGEKQDRLDQLADERETALQYQEYRDELTEYRGYLKASELEEKRESLAGVEGDIDDAEVELEDLRAELDTRQGKLTRLQEELADLNHEIETKGEDEQIEIRSEIEEVKGDISRLEDRIEAAEERVAEAETERRDAFVQIDRKEEAIAELEAEIREVKVEKASVKSEIATKRSELADVEAEIEGADTEFDELKADLAEKKEAMESLREEKNELQREKDRLLDEARRRSNAVSETRADLEEARESIPDQKARLSELHSELDKARKNEETIEDAVADLFAEKAEASERLEEVEETLREKQNEYAKLEAAADERGDASWPRAVTEVKNGGIDGVHGAVGELGSVEAEYAEACETSAGGRLANVVVDDDGVGSTCIDYLKRRNAGRATFLPITEMDDRSLPRTPSMPGVIDFARNLVDYDAEYEGIFSYVLGSTLVVEDMATARDLMGDYRMVTLDGDLVEKSGAMTGGSGGGSRYAFTKSGGGKLERLATEISGLEDDRQALQSDIDALEADIDDARDRKADAAERVRSLEADIERADEELAASEERIADLEDELDELEDERESVDTEMTDLDDEIDALNAEIDDLDGEITDIETELADSKIPELSERADEIRAEISDLEDRMNTLDGRQNERELEKGYAEDAVDDLHDTVETAQNRKAEAEKAIADYESEIEEREAILETKREAIADLEEELTELKADREDLRESITEATRERDEQRSEVSAAESDLEDLTDRRDRLAWEIDELESQVGEYDADEIPDLDAVESRIEELEGEMDALEPVNMLAIDEYDEVEEKLDTLQERRDVLVEERDAIEERIEGYEAEKKRTFMQTFESINDQFEDIFARLSAGSGELLLENPEDPFEEGLTMKAQPADKPVQRLDAMSGGEKSLTALSFIFAIQRHNPAPFYALDEIDAFLDAVNAERVGEMIEELAEDAQFVVVGHRSALLERSDRAIGVTMQGDNLSAVTGMQFGDDGERDEEVTADD, from the coding sequence ATGCACATCACAGAAGTAGTGTTAGACGGGTTCAAGAGCTTCGGACGAACGACGAGGATCCCTTTTTACGACGATTTCACGGTCGTGACCGGGCCGAACGGCTCCGGAAAGTCGAACATCATCGACGGCGTCCTCTTCGCGCTCGGGCTGGCCCGGACCCGCGGGATCCGAGCGAAGAAGCTCACGGACTTGATCTACAACCCCGGCCACGACGGCGGCGAAGAGTCCGACGGCCCAAAAGAAGCGTCGGTGACGGTGGTGCTCTCCAACGCGGACGGCACGCTCGATCGCTCGCAGGTCGTCTCCGCCGCCGGGACGGACAACGTCGGTGACGTCTCCGAGATAACGATCAAGCGGCGCGTGAAAGAGACGGAGGACAACTACTACTCGTACTACTACCTCAACGGGCGGTCGGTGAACCTCTCGGACGTGCGAGACCTGCTCGCGGCCGCCGGCGTGACGCCGGAGGGGTACAACGTCGTGATGCAGGGCGACGTGACCGAGATCATCAACATGACCCCCTACCAGCGACGGGGGATCATCGACGAGATCGCGGGCGTCGCGGAGTTCGACGAGAAGAAGGAAGCCGCCTACGAGGAGTTAGAGACGGTCGAAGACCGGATCGAGGAGGCTGACCTCCGGATCGGCGAAAAGCAGGACCGGCTCGACCAACTCGCCGACGAGCGCGAGACCGCCCTCCAGTACCAGGAGTACCGCGACGAGTTGACCGAGTACCGCGGCTATCTCAAGGCCTCCGAGCTCGAGGAGAAGCGCGAGTCGCTCGCGGGCGTCGAAGGCGACATCGACGACGCCGAGGTCGAACTGGAGGACCTCCGCGCCGAACTCGACACCAGACAGGGGAAGCTCACGCGCCTCCAAGAGGAGTTGGCCGACCTCAACCACGAGATAGAGACCAAAGGCGAAGACGAGCAGATCGAGATCCGGTCCGAGATCGAGGAGGTGAAAGGCGACATCTCGCGGCTGGAAGATCGGATCGAGGCTGCGGAGGAGCGCGTCGCGGAAGCCGAGACCGAGCGGCGCGACGCGTTCGTCCAGATCGACCGCAAAGAGGAGGCGATAGCGGAGCTCGAAGCCGAGATCCGCGAGGTGAAAGTCGAGAAGGCCTCGGTGAAATCGGAGATCGCGACGAAACGCTCCGAACTCGCCGACGTCGAGGCCGAAATCGAGGGCGCGGACACGGAGTTCGACGAACTGAAAGCCGACCTCGCGGAGAAGAAGGAGGCGATGGAGTCGCTGCGCGAGGAGAAAAACGAGCTCCAACGCGAGAAAGACCGGCTGCTCGACGAGGCGCGGCGGCGCTCGAACGCGGTGAGCGAGACGCGCGCCGACCTGGAGGAGGCCCGCGAGTCGATCCCGGACCAGAAGGCGCGGCTCTCGGAGCTCCACAGCGAACTCGACAAGGCGCGGAAAAACGAGGAGACGATAGAGGACGCGGTCGCCGACCTGTTCGCGGAGAAGGCCGAAGCGAGCGAGCGGTTGGAGGAGGTCGAAGAGACCCTCCGCGAGAAGCAAAACGAGTACGCCAAACTCGAAGCGGCGGCCGACGAGCGCGGCGACGCCTCGTGGCCGCGCGCGGTGACCGAAGTGAAGAACGGCGGGATCGACGGCGTCCACGGCGCCGTGGGCGAACTCGGGTCCGTCGAGGCCGAGTACGCCGAGGCCTGCGAGACGTCGGCTGGCGGTCGGCTCGCGAACGTGGTCGTCGACGACGACGGCGTCGGCTCGACGTGTATCGACTACCTCAAGCGACGCAACGCGGGCCGGGCGACGTTCCTCCCGATCACGGAGATGGACGATCGGAGCCTCCCGCGGACGCCCTCGATGCCGGGGGTCATCGACTTCGCGCGCAACCTCGTCGACTACGACGCCGAGTACGAGGGGATCTTCTCGTACGTCCTCGGCTCCACCCTCGTCGTCGAGGACATGGCGACCGCGCGCGACCTGATGGGCGACTACCGGATGGTCACCCTCGACGGCGATCTCGTCGAGAAGTCGGGCGCGATGACCGGCGGGTCGGGCGGCGGCTCCCGGTACGCCTTCACGAAGTCCGGCGGCGGGAAACTGGAGCGCCTCGCGACCGAGATATCGGGGCTCGAAGACGATCGGCAGGCCCTCCAGTCCGACATCGACGCGCTCGAAGCCGACATCGACGACGCTCGCGACCGGAAGGCCGACGCCGCGGAGCGGGTCCGCTCGCTGGAGGCCGACATCGAGCGCGCCGACGAGGAGCTGGCCGCGTCAGAAGAGCGGATCGCGGACCTCGAAGACGAACTCGACGAGTTAGAAGACGAACGCGAGTCGGTCGACACGGAGATGACCGACCTCGACGACGAGATCGACGCGCTGAACGCGGAGATAGACGACCTCGACGGCGAGATAACGGACATCGAGACGGAGCTCGCCGACTCGAAGATCCCGGAACTCTCCGAGCGCGCGGACGAGATCCGCGCCGAGATTTCGGATCTGGAAGACCGGATGAACACGCTCGACGGGCGGCAAAACGAGCGGGAACTCGAGAAGGGGTACGCCGAAGACGCGGTCGACGACCTCCACGACACGGTCGAGACGGCCCAAAATCGGAAGGCGGAGGCCGAGAAAGCGATCGCGGACTACGAGAGCGAAATCGAGGAGCGGGAGGCGATCTTAGAGACGAAACGCGAGGCGATAGCCGATCTCGAAGAGGAGCTGACGGAGCTCAAAGCCGACCGCGAGGACCTCAGGGAGTCGATCACCGAGGCGACGCGCGAGCGCGACGAGCAGCGGTCGGAGGTGTCGGCGGCGGAGTCGGATCTGGAGGATCTCACCGACCGCCGCGACCGGTTGGCGTGGGAGATAGACGAGTTGGAGTCGCAGGTCGGCGAGTACGACGCCGACGAGATTCCGGACCTCGACGCGGTGGAGTCGCGGATCGAGGAGTTAGAAGGCGAGATGGACGCGCTCGAACCCGTCAACATGCTCGCCATCGACGAGTACGACGAGGTCGAGGAGAAGTTAGACACGCTCCAGGAGCGCCGGGACGTGCTCGTCGAGGAGCGCGACGCCATCGAAGAGCGCATCGAGGGGTACGAAGCCGAGAAGAAGCGGACGTTCATGCAGACGTTCGAGTCGATCAACGACCAGTTCGAGGACATCTTCGCGCGCCTGTCTGCCGGCAGCGGCGAGCTCCTCTTGGAGAACCCCGAGGACCCGTTCGAAGAGGGGCTGACGATGAAGGCGCAGCCGGCGGACAAGCCGGTCCAGCGGCTCGACGCGATGAGCGGCGGCGAGAAGTCGCTGACGGCGCTCTCCTTTATCTTCGCCATCCAGCGGCACAACCCCGCGCCGTTCTACGCGCTCGACGAGATCGACGCGTTCCTCGACGCGGTCAACGCCGAGCGCGTCGGCGAGATGATCGAGGAGTTGGCCGAGGACGCGCAGTTCGTCGTCGTCGGACACCGCTCGGCGCTGTTGGAGCGCTCCGACCGCGCGATCGGTGTCACGATGCAGGGCGACAACCTCTCTGCGGTGACCGGGATGCAGTTCGGCGACGACGGCGAGCGCGACGAGGAGGTGACCGCCGATGACTGA
- a CDS encoding bZIP transcription factor produces MSNRVEDLERQVAELQAAVNGLTEELVEMKERVRQVEDAQEVSVTAEQPTPASEEAAADETDEAPDTERRTHSDDHVEVVERTGDGPTAGTGASAGDSGASEGEAAEAESADEADEAGTEESDSDIIVA; encoded by the coding sequence ATGAGTAACCGTGTCGAGGACCTCGAACGACAGGTCGCGGAGCTACAGGCGGCGGTGAACGGGCTGACCGAAGAGCTCGTCGAGATGAAAGAGCGCGTCCGACAGGTCGAGGACGCACAGGAGGTGTCCGTCACGGCCGAGCAGCCGACGCCGGCGTCGGAGGAGGCAGCGGCCGACGAGACCGACGAGGCGCCCGACACCGAGCGCCGCACGCACTCCGACGACCACGTCGAAGTCGTCGAGCGAACCGGCGACGGCCCGACGGCCGGGACGGGCGCCTCGGCCGGGGACTCCGGCGCTTCCGAAGGAGAAGCGGCCGAGGCCGAGTCGGCCGACGAGGCGGACGAGGCGGGCACCGAGGAGTCCGACAGCGACATCATCGTCGCGTAA